The Carassius gibelio isolate Cgi1373 ecotype wild population from Czech Republic chromosome A19, carGib1.2-hapl.c, whole genome shotgun sequence genome segment TGCCAAAGTTCCCAAAGCAGATCCGGATGTTACCAAAAGAAAAGTGGCTTCTTGCTGCCGTCCTATCTGGTTAGTGGCACTTCCTCCCTCTGGTCCAAAGACGCTGAAGATGATTTGCTGATGACTGCTGGCGAGAACGTGAGGAAGGCCTCAGTCCTGGTCGTGGGCGAACACGAGAAGTCTGCGTTGTTGGATCTATGTGAGAGCCCATTTGACTGACTGGCAGCGTGACAGGCAAGGCAGGAGCATGGACTTCCCCCGGGACCAAGCCCATGACCCGGGCTGGGGTACAGGGATGGGTGTCTGAAGGCGCACAGCAGCTCAGGACGCGGGTATGGATGCGAAAGCACCCGAAAACTGTCCAGCGAGCGCAGAGGATTGGAGAATGGACCTCCTGTGGCAGAGGCTGAACCTGCAGTCACACCGCTGAGTGGAGAATAGTAAGGTAGAGGAAGGTGAGACTGAAACGGATACGGCAGGCTTCCCGTAGCTGCAGCATGGCTCATCATATAGGTGTAAAAGGCGGGGTCGGCAGGATGAGGCCAAGTCATTGCCAGCCTCTGTCTCTTGTCCTTCATGCGACGGTTCTGAAACCAAACCTGTAACCAAAAGTGCCAAAGTAGTCATAAAGTAATATTGCAATGGCTGAGGCCTATATAGCTACATGTAGGCAAAGCCCGTTTCTATTAGCAATAAACCAAGAGAAATGGTCccataattaatcaaataataagAGGTCAGACATATTTTGTAGAAttgttttattgtactttttttaaatCGATTGATGAGCCTGCTCATATTGATGGTGCAATCTTGGCAGGGTTATTTTTTACACTCATAACTAGTTGGTAATCTACCAGGTCacctttatcaaaataaatagatTGGGGGTGTAGCTTACATACCTTTATTGTTGTTTCCGGTAAATTTAAGGCAGCTGCCAACTCGCACCTACGTGGTCTAGAGACGTAATTCTCCCGGTAAAACTCTTTCTCCAGTCGTGCTATCTGCTCCCTTGTGAATGCTGTTCTGTACCTTCGCATCTGGTCAGAACCATAGTTGAGAGCACCGTGGCCTGAGCTCATCTTGTTGTCCACACCGATTTCTTTACCGTGGGTCGGCGAGCCCATTGCCAGTCCTTAC includes the following:
- the LOC127934979 gene encoding homeobox protein XHOX-3-like, with product MDSAKDMLMRAEGSQVGTLSAKNGSNLTEATGDPMRKLPDKPINQNRLSPVPYSQILVEDATIGQRSAKYGDVTLASKPSAPERTLSDIPNKDASSSDAESDLYEEIDVSCTPESMDYPNGQGLAMGSPTHGKEIGVDNKMSSGHGALNYGSDQMRRYRTAFTREQIARLEKEFYRENYVSRPRRCELAAALNLPETTIKVWFQNRRMKDKRQRLAMTWPHPADPAFYTYMMSHAAATGSLPYPFQSHLPLPYYSPLSGVTAGSASATGGPFSNPLRSLDSFRVLSHPYPRPELLCAFRHPSLYPSPGHGLGPGGSPCSCLACHAASQSNGLSHRSNNADFSCSPTTRTEAFLTFSPAVISKSSSASLDQREEVPLTR